A genomic segment from Pistricoccus aurantiacus encodes:
- a CDS encoding TIGR00730 family Rossman fold protein, producing MATICVYLGSREGKVSAFRQAAEALGLAMTQRGHTLVYGGARVGLMGALADSVMQAGGRAIGIIPHQLVEREQAHLGLHELIRVANMHERKSLMEKHADAFIALPGGIGTLEELFETWTWQYLGLHDKPIGVLDSQGFYTPLLSFLDQVVEQGFLDAPTRRELIAAPSPEALLDAIEARLSTK from the coding sequence ATGGCAACTATCTGCGTGTACCTGGGCTCACGAGAGGGCAAGGTTTCCGCCTTTCGTCAGGCTGCGGAAGCGCTCGGCCTCGCCATGACGCAACGGGGCCACACGCTGGTCTACGGAGGGGCGCGAGTCGGCTTGATGGGCGCCTTGGCGGATAGTGTCATGCAGGCCGGTGGCAGGGCTATCGGCATCATTCCTCATCAGCTCGTCGAGCGGGAGCAGGCGCATCTCGGGCTGCATGAACTGATACGAGTGGCCAACATGCACGAGCGAAAATCACTCATGGAAAAGCATGCGGATGCGTTTATTGCCCTGCCCGGCGGCATCGGCACCTTGGAGGAGCTTTTTGAAACCTGGACCTGGCAGTATCTTGGCCTGCACGACAAGCCGATAGGAGTGCTTGACAGCCAGGGCTTTTACACTCCGCTACTGAGCTTTCTCGATCAGGTCGTCGAACAGGGCTTTCTTGATGCTCCTACACGCCGGGAACTGATCGCCGCCCCATCGCCGGAGGCGTTGCTTGATGCCATAGAGGCGCGGCTTTCGACGAAGTGA
- a CDS encoding Tim44 domain-containing protein codes for MRNFFAVLLVGLMSFGLAVDHADARRMGGGKSFGSYSRSAKSDNAAPNRTASNAQTQRKPSSGLSRFAGPFAGLLAGGLLASLFFGGAFDGIRFLDILLVAGIAFLVFRFIARRRQATAGGPSQRREQATPAAVFRGSSSGADSQPAACSPQPEWFDKERFLGGAKEHFMTLQRAWDNNDFKEIQEYVTPELYNLLREERAAQPANNRTEILRLFAELGDIREHDSQAEATVIFHGVLDENGEQNEFNETWHLIRELREDAPWYVQGIEQNPGA; via the coding sequence ATGCGCAACTTTTTCGCCGTGCTGCTGGTGGGCTTGATGAGCTTCGGCCTCGCCGTCGACCATGCGGATGCAAGACGCATGGGCGGGGGTAAAAGCTTCGGCTCCTATTCCCGCTCCGCCAAGAGCGACAACGCCGCTCCCAATCGTACCGCCAGTAACGCCCAGACTCAGCGAAAGCCGTCAAGTGGACTGTCACGCTTTGCAGGGCCTTTCGCCGGCTTGTTGGCGGGCGGGCTTCTGGCCTCGCTGTTTTTCGGCGGCGCCTTCGACGGCATACGCTTCCTGGACATTCTGCTGGTTGCAGGGATTGCCTTTCTGGTGTTCCGATTTATCGCGAGGCGGCGACAAGCTACTGCCGGGGGACCAAGCCAGCGGCGCGAACAGGCTACCCCCGCGGCAGTCTTCCGGGGGTCTTCCAGCGGCGCTGACAGCCAGCCTGCAGCCTGCAGCCCGCAACCGGAGTGGTTTGACAAGGAGCGTTTTCTTGGAGGTGCCAAGGAGCACTTCATGACGCTTCAGCGAGCCTGGGACAATAATGACTTCAAGGAGATTCAGGAGTATGTCACTCCGGAGCTTTATAATTTATTGAGAGAGGAGCGCGCCGCCCAGCCTGCCAACAATCGCACCGAAATTTTGAGGCTATTTGCCGAGCTAGGAGATATCAGGGAGCATGACAGTCAGGCCGAAGCTACGGTTATCTTCCACGGGGTTCTCGATGAGAATGGCGAGCAGAACGAATTCAACGAAACCTGGCACCTGATTCGTGAATTACGTGAGGACGCTCCTTGGTACGTACAGGGAATCGAGCAAAACCCTGGCGCCTAA
- the yaaA gene encoding peroxide stress protein YaaA, protein MLSILSPAKTLDFATPSTTEKYSLPDHLERSRQLVDILRDFSPTDLSRLMGVSDKLAGLNAARYAEWGTPFTPDNAKQAAQAFQGDVYVGLEADTFDEQDNAFAQSHLRILSGLYGLLRPLDLIQPYRLEMGTRLPNPAGKDLYAFWKDTLTDALSQAIVDSGSAVLINLASQEYFKAIDTNRLDARIITPIFKDEKNGQYKIISFYAKKARGLMSAWMIRQRLDDPQMLKDFDVAGYRFNAAMSQDDSPTFIRSGSER, encoded by the coding sequence ATGCTGAGTATTCTTTCTCCGGCAAAGACACTGGATTTTGCTACGCCTTCCACTACGGAGAAATACTCGCTTCCGGATCATCTTGAGCGAAGCCGGCAGTTGGTCGATATCCTGCGCGACTTTTCGCCGACAGATCTTTCCCGACTGATGGGTGTCAGCGACAAGCTTGCGGGGCTCAATGCGGCCCGCTACGCAGAATGGGGCACGCCTTTTACACCGGATAACGCCAAACAGGCGGCACAAGCCTTTCAAGGAGATGTTTATGTGGGGCTGGAGGCGGATACTTTCGACGAACAAGACAATGCCTTTGCCCAGAGCCATTTACGCATTCTTTCCGGACTTTATGGCCTGTTGCGGCCGCTGGATCTGATTCAGCCCTATCGTCTGGAAATGGGCACACGGCTGCCTAATCCTGCCGGCAAGGACCTCTACGCTTTCTGGAAAGATACCTTGACCGACGCCTTGAGCCAGGCCATCGTCGATAGCGGCAGTGCGGTGCTGATCAACCTGGCGTCTCAGGAATATTTCAAGGCAATCGACACAAACAGGCTCGATGCCCGGATCATTACGCCAATCTTCAAGGACGAGAAGAACGGCCAGTACAAGATCATCAGCTTCTATGCAAAGAAGGCGCGAGGTCTGATGAGCGCCTGGATGATTCGTCAGCGGCTCGACGACCCACAGATGCTCAAAGATTTCGACGTGGCAGGCTATCGCTTCAATGCCGCCATGTCCCAGGACGACAGTCCAACCTTTATCCGCAGCGGAAGCGAACGCTGA
- the ybaK gene encoding Cys-tRNA(Pro) deacylase has protein sequence MTPAIHALKAAAVSYRLEEYDHAPGNRDYGEEAAEALGLSTAEVFKTLLGKLDDRQLVVAIVPVSCRLDLKALARAGGAKKARLADPQEAQRATGYVLGGISPLGQKHKLATFLDSSAESLGEIHVSGGRRGLEVALSPTDLLALTQGRFAALQSR, from the coding sequence ATGACGCCGGCGATTCATGCCCTGAAAGCCGCGGCGGTCAGCTATCGACTCGAGGAGTATGATCATGCGCCGGGCAACCGAGATTATGGCGAGGAAGCCGCGGAGGCGTTAGGGCTTTCCACGGCGGAGGTGTTCAAGACGCTGCTGGGCAAACTCGACGATCGGCAGCTGGTGGTGGCCATTGTCCCGGTCAGTTGCCGGCTCGATCTCAAGGCCTTGGCCCGGGCTGGCGGAGCCAAGAAGGCCAGGCTGGCGGATCCCCAGGAAGCCCAGCGCGCCACCGGCTACGTGCTCGGCGGCATCAGCCCCTTGGGTCAGAAGCACAAGCTCGCCACCTTTCTTGATAGCAGCGCGGAATCGCTGGGCGAAATTCACGTCAGCGGCGGACGACGCGGGCTGGAAGTCGCTCTGTCCCCCACTGATCTTCTGGCGCTGACCCAAGGGCGCTTCGCCGCGCTGCAGAGTCGTTGA
- a CDS encoding DUF501 domain-containing protein, translating into MVICPDIPPDERQLTIIADQLGRSPRGIQALGATDGEGTPLVLRMNPIVDGKPFPTLFWLCSERLKVVLSRLEAQGIIKGLEARLQQEPAFLAAYHASHEDYVAKRWQYMTPLQRSEVERLGYTNILRERGIGGIANWDQVRCLHTQYAHHLCGHNVIGQWLDEEYGVMDDLP; encoded by the coding sequence ATGGTGATTTGCCCCGATATACCGCCAGACGAGCGCCAACTCACGATCATCGCCGATCAGCTCGGCCGCTCCCCTCGCGGCATCCAGGCGCTCGGCGCCACGGATGGCGAAGGCACGCCGCTGGTGTTGCGCATGAATCCCATCGTCGACGGCAAACCCTTCCCCACGCTGTTCTGGCTGTGTTCCGAGCGGCTCAAGGTGGTGCTTTCTCGACTCGAGGCCCAAGGCATCATCAAGGGGCTGGAGGCGCGTCTCCAGCAGGAGCCGGCGTTTCTGGCCGCCTATCATGCGAGTCACGAAGACTACGTTGCCAAGCGCTGGCAATACATGACGCCTTTGCAGCGTAGTGAGGTCGAACGCCTTGGCTACACGAATATCTTGCGCGAACGAGGCATCGGCGGTATCGCCAACTGGGATCAGGTGCGCTGTCTGCATACCCAGTACGCCCACCATTTATGCGGCCATAATGTTATCGGCCAATGGCTGGACGAGGAGTACGGCGTCATGGACGACTTGCCCTGA
- the pssA gene encoding CDP-diacylglycerol--serine O-phosphatidyltransferase, with protein MNQDFSKPNHEDSEKESDEDITATFLRETEVVEESVEDGKKIRRKGIYLLPNLFTTSALFSGFFAVVAGIDGDFTAAAIAIFVSMVLDGLDGRVARMTNTQSAFGAEYDSLADMLSFGVAPALVAFTWILQDIGKTGWIVAFLFMACAALRLARFNVQLGSTDKKWFIGLPSPSAAAVVAASVWTFHSFDAEALGYKVWMLVVVAAAGLLMVSNIRYYSFKDVDPKGPVPFVVLLAIVLAFVVISVEPSVMLLLLFGAYVLSGPIMALTRKIRGNRRKA; from the coding sequence ATGAATCAGGATTTCAGCAAGCCCAATCACGAAGATAGCGAAAAGGAATCGGACGAAGATATCACCGCCACTTTTCTCCGTGAAACCGAAGTGGTGGAAGAGTCTGTCGAAGATGGCAAGAAGATAAGGCGTAAAGGAATCTATCTGCTGCCGAACCTGTTTACGACTTCCGCCTTGTTTTCCGGGTTCTTTGCGGTGGTGGCGGGGATCGATGGCGACTTTACCGCCGCCGCCATTGCCATCTTCGTCTCCATGGTGCTCGACGGACTGGATGGACGTGTGGCCAGGATGACCAATACGCAAAGCGCCTTCGGTGCGGAATACGATAGCCTGGCGGATATGCTGTCCTTCGGCGTTGCCCCGGCGCTTGTGGCCTTTACCTGGATACTGCAGGATATTGGCAAGACCGGCTGGATCGTGGCTTTTCTCTTCATGGCCTGCGCGGCGCTGCGCCTGGCTCGCTTCAACGTCCAACTAGGTTCTACCGACAAGAAATGGTTTATCGGCTTGCCGAGTCCCTCCGCGGCGGCGGTGGTGGCTGCAAGCGTCTGGACGTTTCATAGCTTCGACGCGGAAGCCTTGGGCTATAAAGTCTGGATGCTGGTGGTTGTGGCCGCGGCCGGCCTGCTGATGGTCAGCAATATTCGCTATTACAGCTTCAAGGATGTCGATCCCAAGGGTCCGGTACCTTTTGTTGTGCTACTGGCCATTGTACTGGCGTTCGTAGTGATTTCCGTCGAACCCTCGGTCATGCTGCTACTATTGTTCGGCGCCTACGTGCTATCCGGCCCTATTATGGCCCTGACACGCAAGATTCGCGGCAATCGTCGGAAGGCTTAA
- a CDS encoding isochorismatase family protein: MRIKCSHSLFLIVDLQKALLPVIDGSDQAVNEAIWLGSLAQTLDVPVWLTEQYPQGLGGTEPRLIEALPNARLWQKSHFGAHDETDFAEALAALERRQVVICGTEAHICVMQTALSLLEAGYEVYWLVEATASRRQDEAKLAMARVQAAGGVPVTADMVAYEWLERCDNERFKQAHRQFLKKRSARPLRFV, encoded by the coding sequence ATGCGTATTAAATGTTCCCATAGCCTGTTCTTGATCGTGGACTTGCAGAAAGCGCTACTGCCGGTGATAGACGGCAGCGATCAAGCGGTAAACGAGGCCATCTGGTTAGGCAGCCTGGCCCAGACCCTGGACGTGCCGGTGTGGTTAACAGAGCAGTACCCTCAGGGGCTGGGCGGTACCGAGCCGCGCTTGATCGAAGCCTTGCCGAACGCTCGGCTGTGGCAGAAATCGCATTTCGGCGCTCATGATGAAACAGATTTTGCCGAGGCCTTGGCGGCGCTGGAGCGTCGCCAGGTGGTGATCTGCGGTACTGAAGCGCATATCTGCGTGATGCAGACGGCACTCAGCCTGCTGGAAGCGGGCTATGAAGTCTATTGGCTGGTGGAAGCTACGGCGAGCCGTCGCCAGGATGAAGCAAAGCTTGCCATGGCAAGAGTGCAGGCCGCGGGCGGTGTACCGGTGACTGCGGATATGGTGGCCTATGAATGGCTAGAGCGCTGCGACAACGAGCGTTTCAAGCAGGCGCATCGTCAATTCCTCAAGAAGCGCTCCGCAAGGCCGCTGCGCTTCGTTTAA
- a CDS encoding NAD(P)H-quinone oxidoreductase, protein MHAIILNDQTLEWREQPSLGDPGPGKLKIHVVWAGVNHADLGQRAGNYPPPPGESDIMGLEVSGTVSQVGSNVERFRVGDRVCALLAGGGYAEEVIVSERQVLPVPEGISLRDAAAIPEVFATAWLNLFMEGGLSSGERVLVHAGASGVGTAAIQLCNAFEHSCFVTVGSDAKIDFCMKLGASTGWNRHQGSFVEAVKAFGGADLILDPVGGSYLGDNQRVLNADGRLIIIGLLGGRSAELDLGRLLMKRQRIIGSTLRSQSSTAKGAILDALYEHAWPRFESGEIIPLIDRTWPIRQVEDAMQYLEDNDGIGKVLLCIDDELND, encoded by the coding sequence ATGCACGCGATTATCTTGAACGATCAAACGCTGGAGTGGCGCGAACAGCCATCGCTTGGAGACCCGGGTCCCGGGAAGCTGAAGATCCACGTCGTCTGGGCCGGGGTGAACCATGCCGACCTGGGCCAACGCGCCGGCAACTATCCGCCTCCGCCGGGAGAATCCGACATCATGGGGCTTGAGGTCAGCGGCACCGTTAGCCAGGTCGGTTCGAACGTGGAGCGGTTTCGGGTGGGCGATCGGGTCTGCGCCCTGCTTGCCGGGGGCGGCTACGCGGAAGAGGTGATCGTGTCCGAGCGGCAGGTGTTGCCGGTTCCCGAAGGGATCAGCCTGCGAGACGCGGCGGCGATACCGGAAGTCTTCGCCACCGCCTGGCTGAATCTTTTCATGGAAGGCGGTTTGTCATCCGGGGAGCGCGTGCTGGTCCATGCAGGTGCCAGCGGCGTCGGCACTGCGGCTATCCAACTCTGCAATGCCTTCGAGCATTCGTGTTTCGTCACCGTAGGCAGCGATGCCAAGATCGATTTCTGCATGAAGCTAGGTGCTTCCACGGGCTGGAACCGCCATCAAGGCAGCTTTGTCGAAGCGGTCAAGGCATTCGGTGGCGCCGATCTGATTCTCGATCCGGTGGGAGGAAGCTATCTCGGCGATAACCAGCGAGTGCTGAACGCCGATGGTCGTCTGATCATCATCGGGTTGCTGGGAGGCAGAAGCGCCGAACTTGATTTAGGGCGCCTGCTGATGAAACGTCAGCGTATCATCGGGTCGACCCTACGGAGCCAGTCCTCCACAGCCAAGGGCGCCATCCTGGACGCGCTTTACGAGCATGCCTGGCCTCGCTTCGAAAGCGGTGAAATCATACCCTTGATCGATCGCACCTGGCCGATCCGGCAGGTCGAAGACGCCATGCAATACCTGGAAGACAACGACGGCATCGGCAAGGTGCTGCTATGTATCGACGACGAACTCAATGATTGA
- a CDS encoding acyl-CoA thioesterase, translated as MFTKTMEIGFYDTDALGHVNNTRLPTWFELARNDLFRLFTPDLDPAKWQLILARYDVEFMAELFYGKPVEIRTYLTHLGNSSFTVTQEARQESRLVARGNTVLVHYDHRERRTLRIEGELREALNAHLQEKAEA; from the coding sequence ATGTTCACGAAGACTATGGAAATCGGTTTCTATGACACGGATGCCTTGGGCCATGTCAACAACACCCGGCTGCCGACCTGGTTCGAACTGGCCCGCAACGACCTGTTTCGACTGTTCACTCCGGATCTCGATCCCGCCAAGTGGCAGCTGATCCTGGCCCGTTACGACGTCGAGTTCATGGCAGAGCTATTCTATGGCAAGCCGGTGGAAATTCGCACCTACCTGACTCACCTGGGCAACAGCTCCTTTACCGTGACTCAGGAAGCCCGGCAAGAAAGTCGGCTGGTGGCCAGAGGCAATACCGTATTGGTGCATTACGATCATCGGGAAAGACGCACCCTGCGCATCGAAGGCGAACTGCGGGAAGCCTTGAACGCCCACCTTCAGGAAAAAGCCGAAGCATGA
- a CDS encoding MalY/PatB family protein produces MQHDFATPIERRHPRAQGQTPEWPSMKWGRYTPDVLPLWVADMDFVSPPAVMKVLHDRTEHGVFGYGGVPNSLRDTLCAWSLKHYAWNIEPDWQLWLPGVVPALHIASLALTEPGEGVLTVTPIYPPFLKVADNTGRLKQTASLAAPITSGAPWRLDLEALGEAITPATRLLLWCHPHNPTGRIWDEQELAGLAELVCRHDLLLVSDELHCDLLLEEDARHRPLAAMFPALASRLVTLWAPSKTFNLAGLTTACAVISDDKLRARFAAKCRGLMPETNVLGLVAAEAAYGQGESWRQELLETLRKNRARLVEAVSCWPGVEMHPPESTYLAWLDLRRAGLGKNPQKILLEEARVALSDGADFGWPGFVRLNFGTTPDQLNEALDRLDVLLNTAG; encoded by the coding sequence ATGCAGCATGATTTTGCCACGCCCATCGAGCGTCGACATCCCCGGGCGCAGGGCCAGACGCCGGAATGGCCTTCCATGAAGTGGGGCCGCTATACACCTGACGTGCTGCCCCTTTGGGTCGCGGACATGGATTTTGTCTCCCCCCCCGCGGTAATGAAAGTTCTTCATGATCGCACTGAACACGGTGTCTTTGGCTACGGCGGCGTCCCGAATTCGCTACGCGACACGCTGTGCGCCTGGAGTCTCAAGCATTATGCCTGGAATATCGAGCCGGACTGGCAGCTATGGCTGCCCGGGGTGGTGCCGGCGCTGCATATCGCCAGCCTGGCGCTGACGGAGCCAGGCGAGGGCGTACTGACGGTGACGCCGATCTATCCGCCGTTTCTCAAGGTTGCCGACAACACCGGCCGCCTCAAGCAAACCGCTTCCCTGGCGGCGCCAATTACCTCCGGCGCACCCTGGCGGCTCGATCTGGAAGCGCTGGGAGAGGCTATCACGCCGGCCACCCGCCTGTTGCTATGGTGTCATCCGCATAATCCTACCGGGCGCATCTGGGACGAACAGGAACTCGCAGGGCTGGCGGAACTGGTCTGCCGTCACGATCTGCTGCTGGTATCCGATGAACTGCACTGCGATCTGTTATTGGAAGAAGACGCGCGACACCGACCGCTTGCAGCCATGTTCCCGGCGCTGGCCTCGCGTCTGGTGACTCTCTGGGCACCTTCCAAGACCTTCAATCTGGCGGGTCTGACCACCGCCTGCGCAGTGATTTCCGATGACAAGCTGCGCGCGCGATTTGCCGCCAAATGTCGTGGACTGATGCCGGAAACCAATGTGCTGGGGCTGGTAGCAGCGGAAGCCGCCTATGGGCAAGGCGAATCCTGGCGCCAGGAACTGTTGGAAACGCTGCGGAAGAATCGAGCGCGGCTGGTCGAGGCGGTCTCGTGCTGGCCTGGGGTCGAAATGCACCCGCCTGAGTCGACCTATCTCGCCTGGCTCGACCTGCGTCGGGCGGGGCTGGGAAAGAATCCGCAAAAGATTTTGCTGGAAGAAGCTCGGGTCGCGCTTTCCGACGGCGCAGATTTTGGCTGGCCCGGCTTTGTGCGATTGAACTTCGGCACGACGCCGGACCAGTTGAACGAGGCCCTGGACCGCCTGGATGTTCTACTCAATACAGCAGGGTGA
- a CDS encoding tetratricopeptide repeat protein: MQQASSLFTRLEYRLAEQLFHHRWLPRSPRTQRLTMRLFQRCAKAGHVGALSTYGHMLFHRGSSPQDKARGARYVVEAAHNGDMRAQYQAGWIYEHGCAQYPRREDHAVTWYARAGEAGHPLAADRLAKAYRAGSLGLAVDAQRAEHWQKLADRQLDAATQEALPQATVNH; the protein is encoded by the coding sequence ATGCAACAGGCATCTTCTCTGTTCACAAGGCTTGAATATCGTCTGGCGGAGCAGCTATTTCATCATCGCTGGCTGCCGCGCTCTCCGCGAACCCAGCGTTTGACCATGCGGCTATTTCAGCGTTGCGCCAAGGCAGGCCATGTCGGCGCATTATCGACCTATGGTCACATGCTGTTCCATCGTGGCTCCAGCCCTCAGGACAAGGCGCGCGGCGCTCGCTACGTTGTGGAAGCTGCGCATAATGGCGATATGCGTGCTCAGTATCAGGCTGGCTGGATCTATGAGCACGGTTGCGCGCAATACCCGCGGCGTGAAGACCACGCGGTGACCTGGTATGCGCGAGCCGGAGAAGCGGGACATCCCTTGGCCGCGGATCGTTTGGCGAAAGCCTATCGCGCCGGTTCGCTGGGGCTGGCGGTGGATGCGCAGCGCGCCGAACACTGGCAAAAACTGGCGGACCGTCAGCTCGACGCGGCTACTCAAGAAGCGCTGCCCCAGGCGACCGTCAATCATTGA
- a CDS encoding IS110 family transposase, with amino-acid sequence MTTATLVGIDLGKHSFHLHGQDAAGREVFRKKATRQQMMRWLGNLPACTVVMEACAGAHYLARQLVAMGHEARLISPQFVRPFVKGNKNDFIDAEAICEAACRPSMRFVTPKTETQQTLSVLHRMRDSLVRDRTKTANQAHGFLLEFGISLPKGVALMRRLPDTLADRELSHRLLVLLMRLHAHFCYLDDRIKELDREITDQLAADELGSRLLTIPCVGPMTASVLTAEMGDGKQYRCSRDFAASVGLVPRQYSTGGRSHLLGISKRGDKHLRRLLVQCARVYLQRLDHQQGPLAEWVRALRLRRHSNVVVCALANKFARIAWAIATRHSAFNAGPRVMTA; translated from the coding sequence ATGACAACTGCCACTCTCGTGGGTATCGATCTCGGTAAGCACTCATTTCACTTGCACGGCCAGGATGCTGCGGGTCGGGAAGTGTTCCGCAAGAAGGCGACGCGCCAACAGATGATGCGATGGCTGGGTAACCTGCCGGCCTGCACCGTCGTGATGGAAGCCTGTGCCGGCGCCCATTATCTGGCACGGCAGCTGGTCGCCATGGGACATGAGGCTCGGCTGATCTCTCCGCAGTTCGTGCGCCCCTTCGTCAAGGGCAACAAGAACGACTTCATCGATGCCGAAGCGATCTGCGAGGCGGCCTGTCGCCCCTCCATGCGGTTCGTCACGCCGAAAACCGAGACCCAGCAAACCCTGTCGGTTCTGCATCGTATGCGGGATTCCCTGGTGCGGGACCGGACAAAAACCGCCAATCAGGCACATGGTTTCCTGCTGGAGTTTGGCATCAGCCTGCCCAAGGGGGTCGCGCTCATGCGTCGCCTGCCGGATACCTTGGCGGACCGTGAGCTGTCTCATCGGTTGCTGGTGCTGCTGATGCGGCTGCATGCCCACTTCTGCTACCTGGACGACCGGATCAAGGAGCTGGATCGGGAGATCACCGACCAGCTTGCCGCAGACGAGTTGGGTAGCCGTTTGCTGACCATCCCGTGTGTGGGGCCCATGACGGCCAGTGTCCTGACCGCTGAAATGGGGGACGGCAAACAGTACCGATGCAGTCGCGACTTCGCGGCTTCCGTCGGCCTGGTGCCACGGCAATACAGCACGGGAGGAAGATCCCACCTCCTGGGGATCAGCAAACGCGGCGACAAGCATCTACGACGACTGCTGGTCCAGTGCGCCAGGGTTTACCTGCAGCGGCTGGACCACCAGCAGGGCCCGCTTGCCGAGTGGGTGCGTGCCTTGCGCTTGCGCCGCCACTCGAATGTGGTGGTCTGTGCGCTGGCCAACAAGTTTGCTCGAATTGCCTGGGCCATCGCGACCCGGCATTCGGCGTTCAATGCAGGACCGCGTGTGATGACGGCTTGA
- a CDS encoding thioredoxin family protein, producing the protein MAIIDPSGDPLNTQRGSTTSSTAPDPATYIVDMDMNNFQQILEGSMQTPVVLDCWAPWCEPCKNLMPVLEKLAREYQGAFVLAKLNIEENQQIAAQLGIRSVPDVKLIMQGQLYDEFQGALPEGQIRQWLGKYIQAPEDAPPSPEEQARAALDAGDPATARTIYEQLSQANPEHYDYRIDLAGALLAEGNPDRASAILDGLPPEHRDAPKARGVRARLAFGEEAPDAEELAALAGRDDSEARYKLALRKVADGDYEAGLEALLDLLKTDRSYGDDLSRKTLLRVFDALGADHPLTVTYRRRMFTLLY; encoded by the coding sequence ATGGCAATCATCGACCCCAGCGGCGATCCGCTCAACACGCAGCGCGGCAGCACGACTTCTTCAACCGCACCGGATCCGGCGACTTATATCGTCGACATGGACATGAACAACTTCCAGCAGATACTGGAAGGTTCGATGCAGACGCCGGTGGTGCTCGATTGCTGGGCGCCCTGGTGCGAGCCTTGCAAGAATCTGATGCCGGTGCTCGAGAAACTGGCCAGGGAATATCAGGGCGCCTTCGTGCTGGCCAAGCTCAATATCGAGGAGAATCAGCAGATCGCCGCTCAGCTCGGCATCCGTTCCGTGCCGGATGTCAAGCTGATCATGCAGGGTCAGCTTTATGACGAGTTTCAGGGGGCGCTGCCGGAAGGTCAGATTCGCCAGTGGCTTGGAAAATACATCCAAGCGCCTGAAGACGCGCCGCCAAGCCCGGAGGAACAGGCCCGGGCCGCGTTGGACGCGGGTGACCCTGCCACCGCGCGTACGATCTACGAGCAGCTGTCCCAGGCAAATCCTGAGCATTACGACTACCGGATCGATCTGGCTGGCGCCCTGCTGGCGGAAGGCAACCCGGACCGCGCCAGTGCGATTCTTGATGGCTTGCCCCCGGAACATCGCGACGCTCCCAAAGCCCGTGGGGTGCGCGCTCGCCTGGCGTTCGGCGAGGAAGCGCCGGATGCGGAGGAACTCGCGGCGCTGGCAGGACGCGATGATAGCGAGGCACGCTACAAGCTTGCCCTGCGAAAGGTTGCCGACGGTGACTACGAAGCGGGTCTCGAGGCCTTGCTGGACCTGCTGAAAACGGATCGAAGCTACGGCGACGACCTGTCCCGCAAGACCCTGCTACGGGTCTTCGATGCTCTGGGCGCGGATCATCCGCTGACCGTTACCTATCGCCGTCGCATGTTCACCCTGCTGTATTGA